One window of the Camelina sativa cultivar DH55 chromosome 1, Cs, whole genome shotgun sequence genome contains the following:
- the LOC104778377 gene encoding uncharacterized protein LOC104778377 has protein sequence MVILSASSTVRAALDTQPRLPYNPNAPRKVKKNPNSNSFLPPALPAPSPVISISVADLLKRPPSKELQPVDDDDTYMGYETWSPSPPKLEKPRSVFNAASLAFIGDSIYELYARRHFLFPPLSIEDYNDRVRAVVRAEAQYALLKKLVDDDFLTKEERDVLRWGKNLGSARTRTRRRAGNAVYNKASSLETLIGYLYLTNGKRLEKIMQKLGFSSDSSTEIIIEEAKPKPAESNLPNFILNEQVVAQ, from the exons ATGGTGATTTTATCGGCGAGCTCCACCGTGAGAGCTGCCCTGGATACACAACCTAGGCTCCCGTACAATCCTAATGCGCCGCGGAAAGTGAAGAAGAACCCTAACAGTAATTCTTTCTTACCGCCTGCGTTACCTGCACCGTCTCCGGTAATCAGTATCTCCGTCGCCGATTTACTCAAGCGTCCCCCTAGTAAAG AGTTACAACCTGTTGACGATGATGATACTTATATGGGATATGAGACATGGTCTCCAAGTCCACCAAAGTTGGAGAAACCAAGATCAGTCTTCAATGCTGCTTCATTAGCTTTTATAGGCGATTCCATTTACGAG CTTTATGCTCGTAGGCATTTTCTTTTCCCTCCGCTTAGTATTGAAGACTATAACGACCGTGTTAGAGCAGTGGTGCGCGCTGAAGCGCAG TATGCATTGCTGAAGAagcttgttgatgatgatttcttaacaaaagaagagag GGATGTGCTCAGGTGGGGAAAGAATCTAGGTTCCGCTAGAACACGTACAAGAAGGCGTGCAGGTAATGCGGTTTATAACAAAGCATCATCATTGGAGACACTA ATTGGTTATCTGTATCTGACAAATGggaaaagattagaaaaaataatgCAGAAGCTAGGATTCTCAAGCGATTCTTCAACTGAGATCATAATTGAAGAGGCCAAGCCTAAACCAGCAGAATCAAACCTGCCAAACTTTATACTCA ACGAGCAAGTGGTGGCACAGTAG
- the LOC104778388 gene encoding beta-galactosidase 1 encodes MGLKPNAMKNVAMAAVSALFLLGFLVCSVSGSVSYDSRAITINGKRRILISGSIHYPRSTPEMWPDLIRKAKEGGLDVIQTYVFWNGHEPSPGKYYFEGNYDLVKFVKLVKQSGLYLHLRIGPYVCAEWNFGGFPVWLKYIPGISFRTDNGPFKAQMQRFTTKIVNMMKAERLFESQGGPIILSQIENEYGPMEYELGAPGRSYTNWAAKMAVGLGTGVPWVMCKQDDAPDPIINACNGFYCDYFSPNKAYKPKMWTEAWTGWFTKFGGPVPYRPAEDMAFSVARFIQKGGSFINYYMYHGGTNFGRTAGGPFIATSYDYDAPLDEYGLERQPKWGHLKDLHRAIKLCEPALVSGEPTRMPLGNYQEAHVYKAKSGACSAFLANYNPKAYAKVSFGSNHYNLPPWSISILPDCKNTVYNTARVGAQTSRMKMVRVPVHGGLSWQAYNEDPSTYIDESFTMVGLVEQINTTRDTSDYLWYMTDVKIDNNEGFLRNGDLPTLTVLSAGHAMHVFINGHLSGSAYGSLDSPKLTFRRGVNLRAGFNKIAILSIAVGLPNVGPHFETWNAGVLGPVSLNGLNGGRRDLSWQKWTYKVGLKGESLSLHSLSGSSSVEWAEGAFVAQKQPLTWYKTTFSAPAGDSPLAVDMGSMGKGQIWINGQSLGRHWPAYKAVGSCSECSYAGTFNEDKCLRNCGEASQRWYHVPRSWLKPSGNLLVVFEEWGGDPNGISLVRREVDTVCADIYEWQSTLVNYQLHAAGKVNKPLHPKVHLQCGAGQKITNVKFASFGTPEGTCGSYRQGGCHAHHSYDAFNRLCVGQNWCSVTVAPAMFGGDPCPNVMKKLAVEAVCA; translated from the exons ATGGGTTTGAAACCTAATGCCATGAAGAATGTGGCTATGGCGGCAGTttctgctctgtttcttctagggtttcttgtttgttctgtttctggCTCTGTTTCCTATGATAGCAGAGCCATTACCATCAATGGCAAAAGAAGAATCCTTATCTCTGGATCTATTCATTACCCAAGAAGTACTCCTGAG ATGTGGCCAGATCTAATTCGGAAAGCAAAAGAAGGAGGCTTAGATGTGATTCAGACTTATGTCTTCTGGAATGGGCATGAGCCATCTCCtggaaaa TATTATTTCGAGGGCAACTATGATTTGGTTAAGTTTGTCAAGTTGGTCAAACAATCTGGTCTCTATCTTCATCTAAGGATTGGTCCTTATGTCTGCGCAGAATGGAACTTCGG TGGATTTCCTGTTTGGCTTAAGTACATTCCAGGGATTAGCTTCAGAACAGATAACGGTCCTTTCAAG GCTCAAATGCAAAGATTCACCACAAAGATTGTTAACATGATGAAAGCTGAGAGGCTTTTTGAATCTCAAGGCGGTCCTATAATCCTCTCTCAG ATTGAAAATGAATATGGACCAATGGAGTACGAGCTTGGTGCACCGGGACGCTCTTACACCAACTGGGCAGCTAAGATGGCGGTGGGGCTTGGCACTGGTGTCCCTTGGGTCATGTGCAAACAAGACGATGCTCCTGACCCCATT ATCAACGCTTGCAATGGATTCTACTGCGATTACTTCTCCCCAAACAAGGCTTACAAGCCCAAAATGTGGACCGAAGCCTGGACTGGATG GTTTACAAAGTTTGGAGGCCCAGTTCCTTACCGTCCAGCTGAAGATATGGCCTTTTCCGTTGCAAGGTTTATCCAAAAGGGTGGATCTTTCATCAACTACTATATG TATCATGGTGGAACTAATTTTGGTCGTACTGCCGGTGGTCCGTTTATTGCAACCAGCTATGATTATGATGCTCCTCTCGACGAATATG GACTTGAAAGGCAGCCTAAGTGGGGGCACTTGAAAGATTTGCATAGAGCAATAAAGCTGTGTGAGCCAGCATTAGTATCAGGAGAGCCTACAAGAATGCCCCTCGGAAACTATCAAGAG GCTCATGTGTACAAAGCGAAATCTGGAGCTTGTTCTGCGTTCTTAGCAAACTATAATCCAAAAGCTTACGCTAAAGTTTCTTTCGGGAGCAATCACTACAATCTACCTCCATGGTCTATTAGTATTCTCCCAGACTGCAAAAATACAGTCTACAACACAGCCAGg GTTGGTGCTCAAACTTCAAGGATGAAAATGGTTCGAGTTCCTGTTCATGGTGGTTTATCTTGGCAAGCATACAACGAAGACCCATCAACTTACATTGATGAGTCTTTCACAATGGTCGGATTAGTGGAGCAGATCAACACTACACGTGACACTTCGGATTACCTGTGGTACATGACTGA TGTTAAAATTGATAACAATGAAGGATTTTTGAGGAATGGAGATTTGCCTACTCTTACTGTTCTATCAGCTGGCCATGCTATGCATGTGTTCATCAATGGCCATTTATCTG GATCTGCGTATGGTAGTTTAGACTCTCCTAAGCTAACTTTCCGGAGAGGTGTGAATCTAAGAGCTGGTTTCAACAAAATTGCGATACTAAGCATCGCTGTTGGTCTCCCG AATGTGGGTCCACATTTTGAGACATGGAATGCTGGAGTTTTAGGTCCAGTTTCATTGAACGGTCTCAATGGGGGACGGAGAGATCTATCATGGCAGAAATGGACTTATAAG GTTGGTCTTAAAGGAGAGAGTTTGAGTCTTCATTCACTTAGTGGGAGCTCATCGGTTGAGTGGGCAGAAGGTGCATTTGTTGCACAGAAGCAACCACTTACTTGGTACAAG ACAACTTTCTCTGCTCCAGCTGGAGATTCGCCGTTGGCTGTAGACATGGGAAGCATGGGAAAAGGTCAAATATGGATAAATGGGCAGAGCTTGGGACGTCACTGGCCTGCATATAAAGCAGTTGGTTCTTGCAGCGAGTGTTCTTATGCTGGAACATTCAATGAAGACAAGTGCTTAAGAAACTGTGGAGAGGCTTCTCAAAGATG GTACCATGTCCCACGGTCGTGGCTGAAACCAAGTGGCAATCTATTGGTTGTCTTTGAAGAATGGGGAGGAGACCCAAATGGTATCTCGTTGGTCAGAAGGGAAGTGGACACTGTTTGTGCAGATATCTATGAATGGCAATCAACCTTGGTGAATTACCAACTGCATGCTGCTGGAAAAGTTAATAAACCATTGCACCCCAAAGTGCATTTACAATGTGGGGCTGGACAAAAGATCACCAACGTGAAGTTTGCTAGCTTTGGCACACCTGAAGGGACTTGTGGTAGTTACCGCCAGGGAGGCTGTCACGCTCATCACTCATATGATGCTTTCAACAGA CTTTGTGTTGGGCAGAACTGGTGTTCTGTTACAGTAGCACCGGCAATGTTTGGTGGAGATCCTTGTCCAAACGTAATGAAGAAACTGGCGGTGGAAGCCGTTTGTGCTTAA